The Dissulfurirhabdus thermomarina DNA window GTCCCGCCCGCGGGTCCCTGCCGGCCGGCTCTCCTTCGACGTGGAACCCCCGCGCACCGGGACGGGCATCGGTCGGGTGACCTGCGACGTCACGGTGAAGGTGGACGGGGTGCCGCGGCGCCGCGTCCGGGTGAGCGCCTGGGTGGAGGTCTACCGCCCGGTGGTCTGCGTGACGGCGGCGCTGCCCCGGGGGCACGTCCTGGAGGCCTCGGACCTGGAGGTGGCGCGCCTGCCGCTGTCGCGGCTCCGGGGCGAGGCCGTCTCCAGCCCGGAGGCGGCCGTGGGCCAGGCCGTCCGCCGCTCGGTGCGGGCCGGCCAGGCCCTCACCACCGACCTCCTGATGCCGCCCGTGGTGGTGCACCGGGGCGACGTCGTGACCATCCTGGCCCAGTCGCCGGCGCTCACCGTCCGGGTTCCCGGCGAGGTCCGGCAGGACGGTGCCAGGGGCTGCATGGTCCGGGTCCGCAACCTCATGAGCCGGAAGGAGGTCGTGGCCCGCGTGGTGGACGCCCGGACGGTGGCGGTCCCCTTCTGAAGACGCCCGAGCGAGGAGATCCACATGAAGATCCACAAGGCCCGCCTCGACATGCACGTTCGGTATCCCGGCCTCCTGGCCCTCGCGGCGCTGTTGGTCCTCTCGGCCGGCTGCGCCGGAACGGCCAATCCCGTGGCGCCGGCCGCCTTGGCCCCCACCCGGCCCCCGGTCTACTCGGCGGCGCCGGCGCATCCCGCCGAGGGCTCGCTCTTCACGCCGGACCTCTCCGCCAGCCTCGTGGCGGACTTCCGGGCCCGGCGGGTGGGCGACGTCCTCACCATCGAGATTGAGGAGGACCTCAAGGGGGCGAAGAACGTCAAGACCCAGAGCGACCGGAAGTCCAGCACGGACGTGGGGCTTACGGGGTTCCTCGGCCTCAAGCTGGACGAGAACGTGCAGCCGGATCTGCCCGGTTTCGACGCCTCGAAGGCCCTCGGCGGCTCCACGGAGAGCGCCTTCGACGGCTCCGGCAAGACCTCCCGCGACGCCTCCCTCACCGGAACCGTCTCGGCCCGGGTGGTCCAGGTCCTCCCGGACGGGAACCTCATGGTGCAGGGGGCCCGGGAGCTCCGGATCAACAACGAGACCCAGTACCTCATCCTCACCGGGGTGATCCGGCCCAAGGACATCCAGCCCGACAACACCGTCTCCTCCACGCGACTCGCCGACGCCCGGATCGAGTACACCGGGAGCGGCGTCCTGAGCGACAACCAGCGGCCCGGGTGGCTGGCCCGGCTGGTCTCCGCCCTGGCGCCCTTCTAGCCGGGCATGGCGCGATGCTTGCACTTTAACGATGGCATGAGACGGGGAACGAAAGAGATGCAGCAGCGGCGATCCCTCGACCAGACGGCCCGTTTCGGCGCCCCCCGGGGCCTCCGGCACCGGCCGGCACCCGGCAAGAATCTCCCCCCGGCCGGCTGCCTGGCGGCGGTTCTTGCCGCCCTCTGCCTCCTCGCGGCCGGGCCCGCCTCGGCCGCCCGGCTCAAGGACGTGGCCGACCTCCAGGGCGCCCGGGCCAACCAACTGGTGGGCTACGGCCTGGTGGTGGGGCTCAGCGGCAGCGGCGACGGGACCCAGGCGGAGTTCACCATCCAGTCCATCGTGAACATGATGGAGCGGATGGGGATCAACGTGGACCCGAACGCGGTGAAGGTGAAGAACGTGGCCGGGGTGATGGTGACGGCGCAGCTGCCGCCCTTCGCCAAGGTGGGGCAGAAGATCGACGTCCTGGTCTCCTCCATGGGGGACGCCAAGAGCCTCCAGGGCGGGACCCTGCTGCTCACGCCGCTCAAGGGCGTGGACGGCCAGGTCTACGCCCTGGCCCAGGGCGCGGTGAGCCTCGGGGGTTTCGGGGCCGGCGGCGCCGGGGCCGGGGTCCAGAAGAACCACCTCACCGCCGGCCGGATCCCCAACGGCGCCACCGTGGAACGCCAGGTCCCCTTGGCTCTGGACGGCAAGGGGGAACTCCGGCTGACCCTCCACCGCCCGGACTTCACCACGGCCCACCGAGCCGCCGGCGCGGTGAACCGGGCCCTCGGCGCCCCCCTGGCCCGCGCCCTGGACGCCGAGACCCTGGCGGTGGCCGTCCCGCCCGCCTACCGAGATGACGTGGTGGGTTTCCTGGCCCGGGTCGAGACCGTGGAGGTGGCGGTGGACAACCGGGCCCGGGTGGTGCTGGACGAGCGCACGGGTACCGTGGTCATGGGCAGCCAGGTGCGCCTCTCCACCGTGGCCGTGGCCCACGGCAACCTGAGCATCCAGATCCGAGAGACCCCCCGGGTCTCGCAGCCGCCGCCCTTCTCCCGGGGCCAGACGGTGGTCACCCCCGAGACCCAGGTGGGGGTCAAGGAGGAGGCCGGCGGCCTGGTGGTGCTCGACACCGGCGCCACCATCGGCGAGCTCGTCCGGGCGCTCAACGCCGTGGGCGTGACCCCGAGGGACCTCATCGCCATCCTGCACTCGGTCAAGGCGGCGGGGGCCCTCCAGGCGGACCTCGAGGTGATCTGACGCCGGGCGCCGGCCCGGCTCGACGGAGCAACGGCCATGATGCCTTCCTTCATCACCGCCCCGGATGCGATCTCGCTCACGGAGGCCCGATCCGTGGACCGGACGGCCCGGGGCCTCCGCCGGGAGGATCGCCGCGACCCGGAGGCCCTCCGGGCGGCCTGCCGGGACTTCGAGGCGGTCTTCCTCCGCCAGCTCCTGAAGGCCATGCGGAAGACCGTGCCGAAGTCCGGCCTCCTGGACGGGGGATTCCGGGAAGAACTCTACCGGGGGCTCCTGGACGAGGAGTTCGCCCGGCGGATGGCCGAGGGCGGGGGCATCGGCCTCGGACGCGAGCTCTTCCGGCAGCTTGCGCACCGGGAAGGCGCCGGCGCCGATGGGGGCCCGGAGACGCCATGAAGATCCGCAAGCGACCCGGAACCGGGGCCTTCCAGCCCCTGCCGCCCTTGCCCGAGCGGTTCTGGAACCTCACCGCCGAGGTGCTCGCGGCCTGGGAGGACCTGGGCCGTATCCTGGAGGCGGAGTGGGCGGCCCTCAAGTCGGGGCGCCACGAGGACCTCCTGGCCGTGGCCTCCGAGAAGCGGCGGCGGGCGGAACGGGTCCAGGCTTGCGAGGACCGGCTGGCCGCGGTGGTGGAGCGGATCCTGGCCGGCTGCGGCGGTGCGCCGCCCGAGGCGCAGCTCTGGGCGCGGCTCCGCGCGGTGCTGCACCCGGCGGACCTCCGGCGGTTCGAGGCCTGGAAGGCCAGGCGTGACCGCCGTCGCCGGGAGGTGCTCTTCGTCAACGAGCGCCACGAGGCGTGGGTCCACTCGCGGCTGGACCTCGCCCGGCGCCTCACGGGTATCCTCACCGGCGGCGTCCTCGGGCGCCGGCCCACCTACGACGGAGGCGGGCGGCCCGGGAGCGATGGGCCGCGCGGGCCGTTTCGGCCTTCGGCCTCCAGGTGTCTCAGGGGGGTGGTCTGATGTCCGGTCTCAACAAGCTGCTCGACATCGGCAAGACGAGTCTCCTCGCCCAGCAGACGAACCTCCAGGTCACGGGGCACAACGTCTCCAACGTGAACACGGAGGGTTACAGCCGCCAGAGTGTCACCCTCGCCGCCCGGGAGCCGACCCCCATGGAGATCGGCCCCATCGGCAACGGCGTGGAGGCCGTGGAGATCACCCGGGCCTTCGATCGGTTCGTCACCACCACGCTCTTCGACAAGGTTTCCGTGAACTCCGGCCTGGAGACCCGGACCTCTGGCATGAAACTCATCGAGGGCATCCTGAACGAGGTGCCCGACACCGGGCTCGATGCGGCCATCAACGACTTCTGGGCCGCCTGGGACGATCTCGCCAACAACGCCGAGGGCGCCGCGGAGCGGACCTCGCTGCTCCAGCGGGCCCAGCTCCTGGTGGACGGGATCCACGACCGCTACAACGCCCTCTTCCAGCTCTCCCAGGACCTCAACCTGAACATCCAGACCGCCGTGGAGGACGTGAACCGGCTGGCGGACCAGATCGCCGACCTCAACGTCCGCATCGTGGCCCTGGAATCCGAGCAGCACCCGGCCAACGACCTCCGCGACCAGCGCGACCAGCTCATCCGGCGCCTGTCGGAACAGGTGGACATCCACTGGTTCGAGAACCAGCGAGGCTCCTACACCGTCCTCATCGGGGCCGGCAAGCCCCTGGTGGAGGACGACAAGTCCTGGCACATCGAGTACGCCGACGAGCGGATCAACTGGGTGGCCACCAACGGGCAGCGCACCCGGCTGACCACCCAGGATCTCCAGGGCGGGGAACTGGGGGGCTGGCTCGACATCAAGACCCGCATCCAGCCCCGCGACACCAGCGTGCTCGTCGGCTCCCGGGTCAACACCTCCGGCGGCAAGGGTATCCAGGCCGGGACGGACTTCGCCCTCATCGACGGGGTGACCGTGACGGGGCCCTTCACCATCCAGTTCTCCGGGACGGACCAGAACGGGAACCCGGTCACCGGGACCTTCGACAGCACCGTGGACTACGACGGCGACGGAACGCCCGGCCGCGTGGGGGACTTCCTCTTCCAGATCGAGGCGGCCTACCCGGCGGGGACCCTCCAGGCCTCCATCAACGACGAGGGCCGGCTGACGCTCACCGACCTCGCCCCTGGCACCTTCCCCATCACCTTCCGGATCGACGCCATCGCCGGCGGGGTCTCCGGCCTGGACTTCGGGCGCCTCGACGGGAGCTACCCCCTCAACTACACGGAGCAGCTCAACCGTTGGGCGGCCGAGCTCATCAAGGCCGTCAACGGACTCCACGGCCAGGGGGTGGGGCTCGTTCCGCTCCAGGAGAGCACCGGTGTGGCCACCGCCCTGGACCCGGCACAGCCGCTGGACTTCCAGGCCTCGGGCCTGCCCTTCGCCGACCAGGTCCAGACCGGTCGATTCGCCATCTGGCTCTACGACGCGGCGGGCAACGTGGTGGACACCAACCCCGCCACGCCCCTGGTCAACGATCCCTTCTACGTGAACGTGACCGCGGCCGGGGCGCCGGGGGACACCTCCATGAACGACGTCCGGGACCAGATCAACGCCGCCGGCCTCGGCCTCACCGCCCGGGTGGTGAACGGGCGCCTGGTGGTCCAGGTGGACGGCACCACCTCCGTTGCGGGGTTCGCCTTCGGCGAGGACACCTCGGGCGCCCTCCTCGCCATGGGGATGAATGCCTTCTTCACCGGGGAGGACGCGGCCACCATCGGTGTCAACCCCGACCTCGTGGAGGACCCCCGCCTGGTGGCGGCGGCCCGGGTGGAACCCGGCGGGCTCGAGGAGGCGGTGAGCACGGACGCCGTCCGGGACGGCGACCGCCCCCTGGGCGTGGCGGTCCAGAACGGCGTCCTCTCCATCGATCTCTACAACGCCTCCGGCGTCCTGGACCACACCTTGACCGTGCCGGTCACCGCGGCCACCGACGACCTCGACGCGGTCATGGACGCCATCAACGCCGACCCGGGCCTCCACGCCGAGGTGCGCGACGGCCTCTTCCACCTGGAGGCGGTGGAGGCGGGTTGGTCGGTGGACGCGAACGACGGCGCCACCCGCCTCTTCGACTACCTCGGCATCACGCCGCCGGGCGGTCCCGGCCAGCAGAGCCTTTCCGGCGCCTACCAGGTGGAGCGTACCTTCGAGCCCCTGGCCTCCCACGCCCTGGGCGTCGCCCCCGGCACCTTCGACCTCTATACCCGGGACGCGGCGGGCACGGTCTCCGGGCCCTTCACCGTGACCCTCACGGACGACGGCTTCGGCGGGGCGGCGGAGAGCCTCCGGGCCGTGGCGGCCCAGATCGACGCCTTTGCCGATCTGGCCGCCGACGTGGTGGACGGGCGGCTTGTCGTCCGGGCGGCGGGAAACGCCGAGGTCTTTCTTGTGGACAACGACACCACGGGGCTTACGGGGGCCATCGGCCTCGCCACGCCGGGCGGCGGGGAACTGGCGCCCGCCGACAACCGCAATGCCCTCGCCATCCGGGACCTGAGCCGGGTTCCCGTGGCCGCCCTCGACGGCGCCACCCTGAACGAGGGGTACCAGTCCCTCGTGGGCGAGGTGGGCATCCACTCCCGGGGCTTCCAGCTGGACTACGACTTCAGCCGCAGCGCCGTGGACGAGCTCCAGGCCCGCCGCGACGAGATCTCGGCGGTCTCCCTGGACGAGGAGATGGCCGACCTCATCAAGTTCCAGCATTCCTACGCGGCGGCGGCCAAGTTGATGAGCGTGGCGGACGAGCTCTTCGTGACGCTCCTCCAGACCAAGCAGTAGGTTTGCAGGCGCGGCCCCCGGGCGCCGATACGTTGATGGAGGACCCCCGATGCGCGTGACCATGAACACCCTCTTCGACCAGATCCGGACGGATCTCGGCCGCCTCACGGACCGGATCGCGCGGACCAGCTCCACCATCACCTCCGGGAAGATCTACCGGCGGCCCTCGGACGCCCCGGTGGCCCTGACCCACGCCCTGGCCCTCCGGGGCGACATCGCCGACGGGGAGCAGTACTCGCGCAACATCTCCTACGGCCGGGGCTGGGCGGCGGCCACGGAGTCGGCCCTCTCCCAGGTGGAAGACCGGCTGCTGCGTGCCAAGTCCCTGGCCGTCCAGGGCGCCAACGACACCCAGGACGCCACCAGCCGGGCCGCCATCGCCGAGGAGGTCCAGACCCTCCTCGAGGAGGTGGTGGCCCTCGGCAACACCAAGATGGGAGACCGCTACATCTTCGGCGGGCAGAAGACCCGGGGATACGGGCCGGGGGAGGCCCCCTTCGTCCTCGACCGCGACGGCGCCGTCCGCTACCTGGGCGACCAGGGGGACGTGGCCGTGGACGTGGCCCCGGGGGTGGCCCAGAAGATCAACACCGACGGCAAGACCGCCCTGGCCGACAGCGGTGCCTTCGAGGCCCTGGACCTCCTCCACGACAGTCTCTTGGCCGACAGCAACGCCAACATCGAGATCGCCCTCGCTGACCTCGAAAAGAGCCTCGACTACCTGCGGTCCCAGGTGGCGGGCCTCGGCGCCCGGACCAACACCCTGGACAACCGGGCGGCCATGATCGACGAGCTCACCTTCACCGACACGGAGCGGCTCTCGGACATCGAGGACACCGACATCGTCAAGGCCGTGGCCGACCTCCAGGCCCTTCAGACCAGCTACCAGGCCGCCCTGGCCTCGGCCGCCAAGGTGACGGGGCTGAGCCTCGTCAACTACATCTGATAGAATGGGAGCGGCCCCGGTGTACGTTCCGTCGATCGACGCATCCATCGCAGCCCGGCGCCAGGGAGGGCACCATGCTGATCCTGACCAGGAAGGCGGGAGAGAAGATCACCATCGGAGATGACATCGAGATATCGGTGGTGGAGATCAAGGGCCGCCAGGTCCGGATCGGCGTCAAGGCCCCGCCCGAGCTGGCGGTGCACCGGGAGGAGGTCTTCCGGAGGATCCAGGAGGAGAACCTGAGGGCGGCGGCCGTCGGGCCCGAGCTCGGCGACCTGGAGGCCCTGC harbors:
- a CDS encoding flagellar basal body P-ring protein FlgI; its protein translation is MQQRRSLDQTARFGAPRGLRHRPAPGKNLPPAGCLAAVLAALCLLAAGPASAARLKDVADLQGARANQLVGYGLVVGLSGSGDGTQAEFTIQSIVNMMERMGINVDPNAVKVKNVAGVMVTAQLPPFAKVGQKIDVLVSSMGDAKSLQGGTLLLTPLKGVDGQVYALAQGAVSLGGFGAGGAGAGVQKNHLTAGRIPNGATVERQVPLALDGKGELRLTLHRPDFTTAHRAAGAVNRALGAPLARALDAETLAVAVPPAYRDDVVGFLARVETVEVAVDNRARVVLDERTGTVVMGSQVRLSTVAVAHGNLSIQIRETPRVSQPPPFSRGQTVVTPETQVGVKEEAGGLVVLDTGATIGELVRALNAVGVTPRDLIAILHSVKAAGALQADLEVI
- the flgA gene encoding flagellar basal body P-ring formation chaperone FlgA codes for the protein MRCELVQAWRPRGPRAAVAAAVVVLAALACAGPVSATPGGPGGEQVVADGVFARLFRRAFLERAPWPAPDVEILRLQVVPSRPRVPAGRLSFDVEPPRTGTGIGRVTCDVTVKVDGVPRRRVRVSAWVEVYRPVVCVTAALPRGHVLEASDLEVARLPLSRLRGEAVSSPEAAVGQAVRRSVRAGQALTTDLLMPPVVVHRGDVVTILAQSPALTVRVPGEVRQDGARGCMVRVRNLMSRKEVVARVVDARTVAVPF
- a CDS encoding rod-binding protein, which encodes MMPSFITAPDAISLTEARSVDRTARGLRREDRRDPEALRAACRDFEAVFLRQLLKAMRKTVPKSGLLDGGFREELYRGLLDEEFARRMAEGGGIGLGRELFRQLAHREGAGADGGPETP
- the csrA gene encoding carbon storage regulator CsrA, giving the protein MLILTRKAGEKITIGDDIEISVVEIKGRQVRIGVKAPPELAVHREEVFRRIQEENLRAAAVGPELGDLEALLAGRRNRK
- a CDS encoding flagellar protein FlgN codes for the protein MKIRKRPGTGAFQPLPPLPERFWNLTAEVLAAWEDLGRILEAEWAALKSGRHEDLLAVASEKRRRAERVQACEDRLAAVVERILAGCGGAPPEAQLWARLRAVLHPADLRRFEAWKARRDRRRREVLFVNERHEAWVHSRLDLARRLTGILTGGVLGRRPTYDGGGRPGSDGPRGPFRPSASRCLRGVV
- a CDS encoding flagellar basal body L-ring protein FlgH, yielding MKIHKARLDMHVRYPGLLALAALLVLSAGCAGTANPVAPAALAPTRPPVYSAAPAHPAEGSLFTPDLSASLVADFRARRVGDVLTIEIEEDLKGAKNVKTQSDRKSSTDVGLTGFLGLKLDENVQPDLPGFDASKALGGSTESAFDGSGKTSRDASLTGTVSARVVQVLPDGNLMVQGARELRINNETQYLILTGVIRPKDIQPDNTVSSTRLADARIEYTGSGVLSDNQRPGWLARLVSALAPF
- the flgL gene encoding flagellar hook-associated protein FlgL gives rise to the protein MRVTMNTLFDQIRTDLGRLTDRIARTSSTITSGKIYRRPSDAPVALTHALALRGDIADGEQYSRNISYGRGWAAATESALSQVEDRLLRAKSLAVQGANDTQDATSRAAIAEEVQTLLEEVVALGNTKMGDRYIFGGQKTRGYGPGEAPFVLDRDGAVRYLGDQGDVAVDVAPGVAQKINTDGKTALADSGAFEALDLLHDSLLADSNANIEIALADLEKSLDYLRSQVAGLGARTNTLDNRAAMIDELTFTDTERLSDIEDTDIVKAVADLQALQTSYQAALASAAKVTGLSLVNYI
- the flgK gene encoding flagellar hook-associated protein FlgK is translated as MSGLNKLLDIGKTSLLAQQTNLQVTGHNVSNVNTEGYSRQSVTLAAREPTPMEIGPIGNGVEAVEITRAFDRFVTTTLFDKVSVNSGLETRTSGMKLIEGILNEVPDTGLDAAINDFWAAWDDLANNAEGAAERTSLLQRAQLLVDGIHDRYNALFQLSQDLNLNIQTAVEDVNRLADQIADLNVRIVALESEQHPANDLRDQRDQLIRRLSEQVDIHWFENQRGSYTVLIGAGKPLVEDDKSWHIEYADERINWVATNGQRTRLTTQDLQGGELGGWLDIKTRIQPRDTSVLVGSRVNTSGGKGIQAGTDFALIDGVTVTGPFTIQFSGTDQNGNPVTGTFDSTVDYDGDGTPGRVGDFLFQIEAAYPAGTLQASINDEGRLTLTDLAPGTFPITFRIDAIAGGVSGLDFGRLDGSYPLNYTEQLNRWAAELIKAVNGLHGQGVGLVPLQESTGVATALDPAQPLDFQASGLPFADQVQTGRFAIWLYDAAGNVVDTNPATPLVNDPFYVNVTAAGAPGDTSMNDVRDQINAAGLGLTARVVNGRLVVQVDGTTSVAGFAFGEDTSGALLAMGMNAFFTGEDAATIGVNPDLVEDPRLVAAARVEPGGLEEAVSTDAVRDGDRPLGVAVQNGVLSIDLYNASGVLDHTLTVPVTAATDDLDAVMDAINADPGLHAEVRDGLFHLEAVEAGWSVDANDGATRLFDYLGITPPGGPGQQSLSGAYQVERTFEPLASHALGVAPGTFDLYTRDAAGTVSGPFTVTLTDDGFGGAAESLRAVAAQIDAFADLAADVVDGRLVVRAAGNAEVFLVDNDTTGLTGAIGLATPGGGELAPADNRNALAIRDLSRVPVAALDGATLNEGYQSLVGEVGIHSRGFQLDYDFSRSAVDELQARRDEISAVSLDEEMADLIKFQHSYAAAAKLMSVADELFVTLLQTKQ